The DNA sequence TTCCATATCGTTACATTTCCCTAGTCAAAGCTACCTAGCTCTACATGCTGAGCAAGACGAGAAGATAGCCCACATATACATGTTAGTTTGATCttattattcatttcaattaGGATCATTCGATGTGATCTAATTAAAGCCATAGAGCACCGGCATCTTTGAGCATCCGTTTAAGTGAACCATCAATATGCGCAGTCATGACACTGTTAGCAGTCCCTAAGAACTTGCCTCCAACAAACACTGCCGGCACAGCAGGAATGCACCCTAATCTCTTTAAAGCCATCTCTATTTCCTTCCCTCTCGGGTGTTGATCAATCTCATGCACCATAGGACTGACCCCTTGTTCTTGAAATAATCGCGTTATTGCATGTGACATGCAGCATAAACTCTTGCTGAAGATCACTACTGCCTTCTCCGATGCCAGGTTCGCAATGCAATCCATTGACTATGTCGTAAGTTGTTTTCTGTCGTAAATGGCCTGATTTGTTGTACTGATACTTGATGATCAAGAAAATGGACTAGCTCTGATATTATTTTATATGTTGTAGACTTGTAGTAAGAGTATGTATAAGTTTGGTTGATTTAAAACTTGATCTCTGACCTTGTATTTATATAGGGTGATGGGGGGTTTGACATTGGTTTTGAATTGAAGTTGACTAGCTGGTTAGATGAAGATCTATTCTTACAGATATGGATAAACTCTCTGTGTGTAGATGTGTGTAAACCTTGTGACGTTGTCGGCAGTGTTAGAATCGACTATATTCAGTTAACCTAGCTAGGCTAGCTAGTTgcacatgtgtttggaatctaTATGACAGTACCGAAAGTGAACCAATGAGATTTTGATTCCAGAATATAATGCACAACATGGTACGGTCTACAATTTGGTTATGGCTAAAAACTTTGATGCGTTAATATAGTGGATTTTGATTCATCTTATCTTGGTTAGTTGGTGGTTTTCTATTACTCCTTTATTAAAATGGCTCTTCAGTCTTCGATTAGGTTGATCAATTTGGCTGCATTTCTCTCTGTCTTCTGCATGTCAAAATTTGTAGATATAAATATAATTTGGAGGAAGAATTAAATTTACAAGATTAAGAGTTTTCACCGAGCTCTTGGTGTGGGGGATGACACTACAAGAAACAAGACATTGGGTCTGTTTGGCCACTCCCGATTAAGTAACTTATTGGCTTATAAGCCAATAAGTACCTTATCGATGAGTGTTTGTCGatccaacttataagttgaatttgtaacttataagctgataagttgaatgttagcaacgacgtttttttattaatttttgttttaaaatttatgtttttacatgtctttttaatttaaaatttacgaattaagataattatatttgaaatttatttattttagctcAGTTAAGTAAAAAATATTCTGATATTTAAccaaacacttatttaacttataaatatttatctatttatcacttataagtcccttattcattttaagtcataagttacttattttaaaatttctcaaacGGGCACCTTATAAGAACTTATATTGGCCTTATAATGACCATTT is a window from the Apium graveolens cultivar Ventura chromosome 1, ASM990537v1, whole genome shotgun sequence genome containing:
- the LOC141724075 gene encoding monothiol glutaredoxin-S10-like encodes the protein MDCIANLASEKAVVIFSKSLCCMSHAITRLFQEQGVSPMVHEIDQHPRGKEIEMALKRLGCIPAVPAVFVGGKFLGTANSVMTAHIDGSLKRMLKDAGALWL